The following are encoded together in the Lathyrus oleraceus cultivar Zhongwan6 chromosome 3, CAAS_Psat_ZW6_1.0, whole genome shotgun sequence genome:
- the LOC127129861 gene encoding uncharacterized protein LOC127129861 — protein sequence MAEDYQTTNNVVESDLTNMLLTDLNELLNLHSKKIKDYDLPSLPPNTVDRDAIPSLVQEELAVDITNEDIEYVAKLNNDKMIAFKTIMNVIVQKHSGVVFVDGPGGTSKKFFYRTLMESLRSIREIVLATASSGITAILLPGGRVAHSQFKIPIDIQPSSICGIQKQKDLANLIRVATAIIWDEAPMTNKNCSETLDRPL from the coding sequence atGGCAGAGGATTATCAAACAACTAACAATGTTGTGGAATCAGACTTGACTAATATGTTATTGACAGACTTGAATGAACTCTTAAACCTACACAGTAAAAAAATTAAAGATTATGATCTCCCATCTTTACCCCCTAATACAGTAGATAGAGATGCAATTCCAAGTCTCGTACAAGAGGAGTTAGCGGTCGATATCACTAATGAAGATATTGAATATGTTGCTAAGTTAAATAATGATAAAATGATTGCATTCAAAACCATTATGAATGTAATTGTTCAAAAACACAGCGGGGTAGTTTTTGTTGATGGTCCAGGAGGAACAAGTAAAAAATTCTTTTATCGAACATTAATGGAAAGTTTAAGAAGTATAAGAGAAATTGTCTTAGCAACTGCATCATCTGGTATAACTGCAATATTGTTACCCGGTGGTAGGGTTGCACACTCTCAATTTAAGATACCTATTGATATACAACCGAGTTCCATTTGTGGTATTCAAAAGCAAAAAGATCTTGCAAATCTCATTAGAGTTGCTACCGCAATAATTTGGGATGAAGCACCAATGACAAACAAAAATTGTTCGGAAACCTTAGATCGACCATTATAA